The window GCCTCTCCGGGAGGCGGCGGCCCGATCCACAGGACTCTGAGATCGAAGTTGCGCCCGAGCGTCTCGTACTTGATCCGATCGTAGTGCCGGTATCGATTATTGATGTAGAGAAGCTTTCTCATGGTCGGGCTTGGTCCAGACCGCTGAGCACGTTTTTCGCCCGCAGGTCCCAGGTGTAGTTAGCCAGCAGATCGTGCCGGGCGGCGGATCCCAACTCGTCTCTCAGGTCCGCGGATCGTTGCAGGCGCCGGATAGCCTCGGCCCACGCCTCCAGGTCATCCGGTGGAACCAGCAGAGCGTTCTTGCCGTCCTCGAGAACCTCGCGCAGCACAGGCAGATCGGAAGACACGATCGGCTTGCCGGCGGCCATGTATTCGAACATCTTGAGAGGCGACATCCAGCGCCCCGCGTCCGAACGCCCGCCCGCTACGGCCACCTGCGGCTGATAGGGCATGACGACCGCGTCGAACGAGTCATAGAGACCGGTCATTCGTCCCGGTGGCTGGAATCCGCAGAATCTCAGGTTGGGTGGTAGGTCGCGTCCGGAGAGGTGTGCGAGGGTTTCTCTCGTGCCGCCCACGATTTGAAACTCGGTGTTCGGCAAGAGACCGGCGAGGGGCACGAGAATCTCGAGTCCCTTGCCACGATAGAGCTGCCCGACATAGCCGACACGGAACTTGACCATGGTGTCGCGCTCGGCTCGGTCGGGCGTAGCGCTGTCCTCTGAGCCGGGGACGGGGTCCGCGCCGTCGTGAGCAATGAGAAGGTCCGCGCCGGCCAGCTCAGGGTAGAGTCGCGAATAATCCTCGGCCAGGGCTTGCGAGATCGCGACCAGGCGCTTGAAACTCTCCGGGCGGAGAACCAGTCTCAGGAGCATCCGCTGGGCGGGTCCGGGAAGGGGTTCGTGGGCTTCGAATACGGTCGGTATCGAAAGCCGGGTCGCGAGCCAGCTTCCGTAGAGATCTCGACAGTAGGCGAGGTCGAAACGAGAGCGGCTCGCGCGCAGAAACCTCGAGAGACCGGTCCCGTATACGAGACCGCCTCCGGGCGCGGCCGGCCGCTTTATCTTGGTGAGCTCGAAGTCTTCGGCGACGCCGTAGAAGGCAAAGTCGTCCAAGACATCGACTTCTTGGCGGGAGAGATTGCGCTTGGTGGCCAGGTGAACCTCGTGGCCGGCCCTCGAGAAGGCCGCGCACATCTTCATGACCTGGACGCTGCTGGCGCGGCGCGACGGCACGTAGCTCGACGAGAGATAGGCGACCCTCATGACGCGGTCCTGTGGAAACGGTGCAGAACCTTGTCCTCTAACACCCTGAAGAAGCGCAGTTGCCGAAGAGCTTCGAGCGTGTCGTCTCCAAGGAGGAGGCGGGGTGCGATCAGAAACGCCACCGTCAAGGTGATCGCGAGCGGAAGCAGGGTCGCGGCGACGATGGTCGCGGGGGACGTGAACCAGGATCCAGCGACCTCGATCAGAAGCCAGCTTTGCGCTCCAAAGAGGAGGGCAAGCACGGCCGGGCGGAACCAGGCCCCGAAGACCTCCGACCAAGCGACTCCGGTCAGACGGAGACTCGTGTGGAGAAGCAGCACCGAGTGGCCGACGATCGCAATTGCCACGCCACCCGCCACCCCACCGATTCCCCAGCGGCTCCCCAGCCAGGCGCCGCAGACCACCAGGATGGCGAAGACACCCTGTATCAGAGCCAGCTCGTAGACCTTGCCCGCCGCCATGACTACCGGGCCACACAGCTTTGCCGTGGTGCGGAGAAAGAAAAAGAGCACCAAGATGCGAAACGGAGCAATGGCACCGAGCCACTCCTGGCCCAGGAGAGCTTCGATCAGCTCGGGCGCCACCACATACAAGACCACACTCGAGGGAAGCACCGAAATGGCGTTCAGTGCCAGTCCGCGGCGAAAGCCACGACCGAGACGCACGCGATCGTCCTGAAGTCGGGACAGAAGCGGAAAGAAGGCGGTGGTCGCGATCTTCTGGTAGAGACGTGTCGAGGTCGCGACCAGGCTGTAGGCGCGCGAGTACAAGCCGAGGGCGCCGGCGCCCAGCAGTCGCCCGACGAGCAGCTTGTCGCCCTGGAAGGCGAGAAAGCCGAAAATGCCCGCGAGCGTAATCCCTCCGCCAAAGCTGAGTAGTTCGCGGGCCGAAGACCAGCTCGGCAGCGGGATCAGCGGAAAGGGCCGAACCCATGACAAGAGCGCGAGCTCGAGAGCGGCGTGTGTCACGGTCGCGAGAATCAGCGCGTGGAGACCGAAACCGGCCAGACCGAGTGCGACCGCGACGACGCCGAAGCCGAGCAGATAGGCTGAGGCCTCGATGGCCGCGAGTCGGCGGAACTCGAGATCGCGCTGCAATAGCGCCTGCGGCATCGCGGCGAGTCCCCTCAAAGGAAAAACCAGTGCCAGCGTGCGGATGGCGTCCTTGACTTCGGGCATTCGATAGAAACCGGCGAGGAAGGGGGCACCCAGCCAGGTGGCTCCCGCGACCAGGAGAGACAGGCCGAGGGTGATGGCAAGACCGGTTCTGATGTGGCGAGTCTCGAGGTTCTCACGTTGAACCAGAGCGGGGCCGATGCCGATGTTGGCGAAGAGGTTGGAAAACCTGATGACGACGAGGGCGGCTGCGTAGATGCCGAGAGTCTCTGGGCCCAGGATTCGAGCGATGACAATGCCGAACGCGAGTTGGAATACGGCGCTCAGGCCCCACCCCGAGGCCGTCCAGAGAGCGCCGGAGAAAGCTCTGTGAGTCAAGGATGGCACTAAGCTGCCTTGAAGACCGCGAGTATTCTCATCGCCGAGCTCGGGTCGGCGTAAAGGAATCGGCGCTTATAGACGTGAAAGAACCAGGCGAGCAGCCGTGGCTCGCGAACCGCGAAAAAACGGTTTGTCAGGATTCGGTCGAACAGCTTGCAGAGCTTGCTGTGGCGATTGAGATAGGACGCATCTTCGAGCGCGAAGTCGGGCTCGAGCGCCGCGATCAGGGACTCGATGTCGAAGTGCTGGTAGTGCTTGGGGTGCATTCCCAGGTTCTTGGTCGGGACCGTTACGATGAGTCGGCCGCGAGACTCGAGATGGTTCCGGAGCGTCGCACGAAGGGTCGCGATCTGCTGAATCGGAATGTGCTCGAGAACCTCGACCATGGTGATCGCGTCGAACCGTTGGTCCAGGAAGCCGGGCGCGGTCACGTCACCTGCCCGAAACTCCGCGCCGGGCGTCATTGCTCGTGCCAGCGCCACGGCCCGCTCGGAGGTGTCGACGCCGACGGCTCGCGTGCGCGGCAATCGTGCCGTGACCTCGGCCACGAGCCGGCCGTCGCCCGAGCCCACGTCCAGCAGCGACTTGGGCTGCAGCTTCTCGATGCAGCCCAGGACGACGCCAAGGTACGACCAGTACAGGTAGCCCCACCTGAGCGTGACCGACTGAACGAAGCCGGCGTCGGTGAGCCGCGGCACGTAGTGATAGGGAAAGCGGTATCCGGCTTCCTGGATCACCTCCGGTGCCGGAGACGGAACCTGCTGCGAGTCCTCAATCAATCCGGCTCACTCCAAGCGGTTCGAGTAGCTCGCTCAGATCGGAGACCGCTACCACCGGAATCGAGGACCAGTCTTGATGGCTCGAAACACAGGCGCGGGCCACAAAGTGAACGCCGGTGCGTTCGGCGGCACGATAGTCGGAGATTCCATCGCCGATGGCGAGCACCTGGTGCGGCTCGAGTCTGTGGCGATCGAGAAGCCGGGCGAAGATCTCGGTCTTGGCCGGCGGCGCGCCGCATATTCCGCGGAAGTACTTACCGAGCGCCCGGCTCTCGATGATGTTCTCGAGCTCCCGCTGCGGCGTTGCGGACGCTACGAAACACTCCAAGCGGCCATGAAGCGCATCGAGCAGGCTCAGAGCTCCCGGCACCATCGGGCATGAGGACACCTTGGATTCGACCAGAGCCGAGAAGCGCTCCCCCAACGCTCGGGACTCCTCTTCGTCGAGCTCGCGACCAAGGATCTCGCGATAGATCCACTCGAACTTCTCGAATCTGGAGTGCCCGAGGTTGTCTCGGTGATGCTCGAGAATACGGCCCACGTGCTCGGGGAGATGGGAGAACAACTCCAGGAAGGCGTTGTCTTTGATTGCGGCCGATTCGAGAATAACGCCGTCGAAGTCGAAGAAGACAGCACGCAACCCGGCTGCCTCGGGCAGCAGCGACCGGGACGGGATAGCCGCCGGGGAGCTGTCTGATTCGGTCACAGCGTGCCGCTATTCCTGGGCCTCTTCCCTGCCATCGGGCCGGCTGAGCCACCATCCCGCGATGCCGAGGTCCAGGGTCGAGTGAATGTCGCGTCCGGTCACCCAGGGCCGAATCAGTGGCCTGCAACGCCTACCCATCCACCACCAGGGATTCGGCCCCTCACGCCGCCGCACGCAGTCCTTTCTGAACGCCCAGACACCCTGGTCATAGTAGTAGGCCTTCGGATACGATTGGCGCTCGGTCGAGACTTGGCGATCCGGGTCGCCGTAGGGTCGTACGAGGTCGTCAACGATCTCCAAGGCTCGCAAGGGGTGGTCGTCGGCGGCTTCCCAAACGGTCATTACCGAGTCCAGCTCGTTGTCGGTGCCAAGGATCTCCAGGCACCGGTCGATGAGCTTCGCGTCGACCATTACGGTATTGCCGAGCAGGATGACGACGTTCTCCAGCTCCGGATTCCTGTCGTCGACCCATTCGACGGCATGGCGGATGACGTCGCCGTGGTTGACTTGGTCGCCGGTCAGGTCGTCGGGACGCCAGATGATCTCGCAGCCGAGATCGGAGCAGACATCGGCGATCGATTGGCCATCGGTGGAGACGAAAACCCGATCGACGCTGTTGGCGCCGAGGGCCGCGCGTGTCGGATAGGCCACCAGCGGCACTCCGGCGACCGGGTGGACGTTCTTGTCGCGGATCGATTTGCTGCCCGCGCGTGCGGTGATGATCGCGGCGTTCACTAGCCCGACCTTTCCGCCTAGGCCCCCTGGTCGATCTGGTGGATGAGCTCCAGGATCCCTTGACCCATGTCCACCGTGTGGCGCGAGGTCAACTTGCGACCGATGCGAGGCATGTAGGCGTAGGGAGTGACTTTGTAGCGGCGATCCTCTTGATCGGTCTCGTCGGCGCGGTACTCGATCTCGAGCTCCTTGCTCAGAATCTCACCGAACATCACGAAGAGGTCTTTCAGCCGGGTGGGGTGGTTTCCGGTAATCGTAAGGTGGCGGTTGACGAACTCATCGCCGAGAGCTTCGACGCTCAGGCGGGCGGCGTCTCGAACGTGGATGTACTCTCGGGTGTCTTCGGGCGTACCATGGTGCGCGATCTTGCCGGTCCGCACGGCTTCCTTGAGCAGGCGATAGACGCCGTTGGAGTCGCCGCTTCTGGGACCGTAGAGGCTGCCATAGCGGAGAATGGTATAGGGAAGGCCGTATTGCCGTTCGTACTCTTCCACGAACGATTCGGCCGCCTGTTTCGAGCACCTGTAGAAGCCGCCGGCTCGGCTGTAGACATAGACCGTG is drawn from bacterium and contains these coding sequences:
- a CDS encoding glycosyltransferase family 4 protein; the protein is MRVAYLSSSYVPSRRASSVQVMKMCAAFSRAGHEVHLATKRNLSRQEVDVLDDFAFYGVAEDFELTKIKRPAAPGGGLVYGTGLSRFLRASRSRFDLAYCRDLYGSWLATRLSIPTVFEAHEPLPGPAQRMLLRLVLRPESFKRLVAISQALAEDYSRLYPELAGADLLIAHDGADPVPGSEDSATPDRAERDTMVKFRVGYVGQLYRGKGLEILVPLAGLLPNTEFQIVGGTRETLAHLSGRDLPPNLRFCGFQPPGRMTGLYDSFDAVVMPYQPQVAVAGGRSDAGRWMSPLKMFEYMAAGKPIVSSDLPVLREVLEDGKNALLVPPDDLEAWAEAIRRLQRSADLRDELGSAARHDLLANYTWDLRAKNVLSGLDQARP
- a CDS encoding lipopolysaccharide biosynthesis protein, with amino-acid sequence MTHRAFSGALWTASGWGLSAVFQLAFGIVIARILGPETLGIYAAALVVIRFSNLFANIGIGPALVQRENLETRHIRTGLAITLGLSLLVAGATWLGAPFLAGFYRMPEVKDAIRTLALVFPLRGLAAMPQALLQRDLEFRRLAAIEASAYLLGFGVVAVALGLAGFGLHALILATVTHAALELALLSWVRPFPLIPLPSWSSARELLSFGGGITLAGIFGFLAFQGDKLLVGRLLGAGALGLYSRAYSLVATSTRLYQKIATTAFFPLLSRLQDDRVRLGRGFRRGLALNAISVLPSSVVLYVVAPELIEALLGQEWLGAIAPFRILVLFFFLRTTAKLCGPVVMAAGKVYELALIQGVFAILVVCGAWLGSRWGIGGVAGGVAIAIVGHSVLLLHTSLRLTGVAWSEVFGAWFRPAVLALLFGAQSWLLIEVAGSWFTSPATIVAATLLPLAITLTVAFLIAPRLLLGDDTLEALRQLRFFRVLEDKVLHRFHRTAS
- a CDS encoding class I SAM-dependent methyltransferase, which codes for MIEDSQQVPSPAPEVIQEAGYRFPYHYVPRLTDAGFVQSVTLRWGYLYWSYLGVVLGCIEKLQPKSLLDVGSGDGRLVAEVTARLPRTRAVGVDTSERAVALARAMTPGAEFRAGDVTAPGFLDQRFDAITMVEVLEHIPIQQIATLRATLRNHLESRGRLIVTVPTKNLGMHPKHYQHFDIESLIAALEPDFALEDASYLNRHSKLCKLFDRILTNRFFAVREPRLLAWFFHVYKRRFLYADPSSAMRILAVFKAA
- a CDS encoding HAD family hydrolase, translated to MTESDSSPAAIPSRSLLPEAAGLRAVFFDFDGVILESAAIKDNAFLELFSHLPEHVGRILEHHRDNLGHSRFEKFEWIYREILGRELDEEESRALGERFSALVESKVSSCPMVPGALSLLDALHGRLECFVASATPQRELENIIESRALGKYFRGICGAPPAKTEIFARLLDRHRLEPHQVLAIGDGISDYRAAERTGVHFVARACVSSHQDWSSIPVVAVSDLSELLEPLGVSRID
- a CDS encoding NTP transferase domain-containing protein yields the protein MNAAIITARAGSKSIRDKNVHPVAGVPLVAYPTRAALGANSVDRVFVSTDGQSIADVCSDLGCEIIWRPDDLTGDQVNHGDVIRHAVEWVDDRNPELENVVILLGNTVMVDAKLIDRCLEILGTDNELDSVMTVWEAADDHPLRALEIVDDLVRPYGDPDRQVSTERQSYPKAYYYDQGVWAFRKDCVRRREGPNPWWWMGRRCRPLIRPWVTGRDIHSTLDLGIAGWWLSRPDGREEAQE
- a CDS encoding NAD(P)-dependent oxidoreductase is translated as MSRALVTGGSGFLGSFIADELVRSGFEVRIFDRDSSPYLIEGQEMVPGDILDTNEVRRVAEGCSVIYHLAALADLDQAHGEALEAARHNVLGTINVLEAARQTEVERLVLASTVYVYSRAGGFYRCSKQAAESFVEEYERQYGLPYTILRYGSLYGPRSGDSNGVYRLLKEAVRTGKIAHHGTPEDTREYIHVRDAARLSVEALGDEFVNRHLTITGNHPTRLKDLFVMFGEILSKELEIEYRADETDQEDRRYKVTPYAYMPRIGRKLTSRHTVDMGQGILELIHQIDQGA